The following nucleotide sequence is from Eremothecium cymbalariae DBVPG#7215 chromosome 6, complete sequence.
TAGATTTTCGCAGATCCAATATTGTAATTTTATCAGAATTTCTCTTAAATATGTAAAAATAATGTCCATTGTCACTTTGCAAGATCTGATAGATGCCGCGATTTCCATCTTTTAAGGTTTTCCAAGTAGATATGTGACAAGCCCTTGGGTCTACCCGTAAAAACTCAGACTTATATGTCCCAGCATATCTAATATTATCATGTCTTTCGTTGCATTGGTCAAAACAAGAAACTATAGTTTTATGAGCATGTCTCCCACATCTAATACGAGTGGATTGTGAACTCCACAATGGTTCACGGCGAGATACGTCGAATAATGCAATAGTATTTCTTGTGGATCCTAGAATAAAGTGTTTCCTACTACAAAAGTCAATGGAATAAGCTGTCAAGAGtttatcattttcttcGTTTACAAACCGGAAGTTAACCAATGATTTATTTTGTTCCCTCATGGGATTAAGTGAATACAGTTGAATTGGCAAGTCATTTGAAGACAGTAAAATTACTTTATTGTTGTCATCTTTCTCAAATAATGAGTGATTTGGATGGATGGCATGCGATATGATAGAATgggttttgaaaaatctttgaaatgGCACAAGCTGCTTTTGTCCTTCCGGAATTAGATACTGTCGTACTccaaaatcatcattaacTGTAGTTAATGATATACCATCCATGGACCACCTCATGCCTTGACAAATTACTGGTCTATTATTTTGGACCTCTGTTGTAAGACTTTTAGCATATGGAGATGACTCTAAACCTGGGAACAGATAGTCGTGTGACTTTGTCATCACATTCCAACTCAAACATTCCTTGTCCCAAACCTTCACTCTATCTCTAccatcaaatatatcttctgTGGTG
It contains:
- the SWT21 gene encoding Swt21p (similar to Ashbya gossypii ABL147W); amino-acid sequence: MSVVTTTEDIFDGRDRVKVWDKECLSWNVMTKSHDYLFPGLESSPYAKSLTTEVQNNRPVICQGMRWSMDGISLTTVNDDFGVRQYLIPEGQKQLVPFQRFFKTHSIISHAIHPNHSLFEKDDNNKVILLSSNDLPIQLYSLNPMREQNKSLVNFRFVNEENDKLLTAYSIDFCSRKHFILGSTRNTIALFDVSRREPLWSSQSTRIRCGRHAHKTIVSCFDQCNERHDNIRYAGTYKSEFLRVDPRACHISTWKTLKDGNRGIYQILQSDNGHYFYIFKRNSDKITILDLRKSMEVVNELQLPFKVYQQKFYAAYSPYHGLLMGDDSGHLLRWTTDIIEFGGIDRYGRPSSDGIRPTDVIDLNTGPVRINIVHQNPSDINSLSVSYSPDKFCELNDKCKSGIMLIKL